The proteins below come from a single Panicum hallii strain FIL2 chromosome 7, PHallii_v3.1, whole genome shotgun sequence genomic window:
- the LOC112901255 gene encoding transcription repressor OFP13-like, with the protein MVKKLALASLFFNTSETRQCLSSSTSMSATSFSTAASWQWPSCTQAKTLSFRRGSPEIVSMRQDSNKHEGEEYKTTMNPAYAAGCYFDDSLSDSSATLSTAPELVKPAVADEDELIIHGLRSNSRLFFEPESTSSIVKKQRGAAAFDGATALAIESADPYGDFRRSMEEMVLSHGVNDWGWLEEMLGWYLRANGKKTHGLIVGAFVDLLVALASSSAPSPACSSSFRLQSHHLHHQPAKERQTAE; encoded by the coding sequence ATGGTCAAGAAGCTCGCGCTCGCCTCCCTCTTCTTCAACACCAGCGAGACAAGGCAGTGCCTTTCCTCTTCCACCTCCATGTCCGCCACCTCCTTCAGCACGGCCGCGTCGTGGCAGTGGCCATCTTGCACGCAGGCAAAGACGCTCTCCTTCCGGCGCGGCAGCCCGGAGATCGTGTCCATGCGCCAGGACAGCAACAAGCACGAGGGGGAGGAGTACAAGACGACCATGAACCCGGCCTACGCCGCCGGCTGTTACTTCGACGACAGCCTCTCCGACTCCTCCGCGACCCTCTCCACGGCGCCGGAGCTGGTGAAACCAGCCGTCGCGGACGAGGACGAGCTCATCATCCACGGCCTCCGGTCCAACAGCAGGCTCTTCTTCGAGCCCGAGTCCACGAGCTCCATCGTGAAGAAGCaacggggggcggcggcgttcgACGGGGCCACGGCGCTGGCCATCGAGTCCGCCGACCCGTACGGCGACTTCCGGCGGTCCATGGAGGAGATGGTGCTGAGCCACGGCGTCAACGACTGGGGCTGGTTGGAGGAGATGCTGGGCTGGTACCTCAGGGCCAACGGCAAGAAGACGCACGGCCTCATCGTGGGCGCCTTCGTGGACCTGCTGGTGGCGCTCGCCTCCTCGTCGGCTCCCTCCCCtgcctgctcctccagcttcaGACTGCAGagtcatcatcttcatcatcagcCTGCCAAGGAAAGGCAAACAGCTGAGTGA
- the LOC112900081 gene encoding mediator of RNA polymerase II transcription subunit 7a-like — MATSSAYPPPPPFYRLYKDYEQDPSSAPEPPPPIDGKYTVFGAEHEINQVLPSLESQGVRQLYPKGPNIDFKKELRTLNRELQLHILELADILVERPSQYARRVEDISLIFQNLHHLLNSLRPHQARATLIHMLESQIQRRKQAIEDIKQRREEAQKLLGESLLVLDGSQTN; from the exons ATGGCCACATCATCAGCATACCCTCCGCCTCCTCCATTTTACCGACTTTACAAGGATTACGAGCAGGATCCCTCATCTGCACCAGAACCTCCACCGCCAATTGATGGAAAATATACAGTATTTGGTGCTGAGCACGAA ATAAATCAGGTGTTGCCAAGCTTGGAGAGTCAAGGTGTTCGTCAGCTTTATCCAAAGGGCCCCAATATTG ATTTCAAGAAGGAGCTAAGGACCCTCAACAGAGAGCTTCAACTGCATATTTTGGAGCTGGCAGATATTTTAGTGGAGAGACCATCTCAGTATGCTCGCAGGGTAGAAGATATTTCACTCATATTCCAGAACTTACACCATCTTCTCAATTCCCTACGGCCTCATCAG GCAAGGGCCACATTGATTCACATGCTTGAGAGCCAAATTCAGCGTCGCAAGCAGGCAATTGAAGATATAAAACA GAGGAGAGAGGAAGCGCAAAAGCTGCTTGGTGAATCACTGCTTGTCTTAGATGGAAGCCAAACTAATTAG
- the LOC112900079 gene encoding probable aspartyl protease At4g16563, translating into MAPPPPLLLLLLPLLSTAAPTISTTTLPLYRHLPHVAETAHHHPLSRLAAASLARASHLRRPAHHKGQAGTASATALYPHSYGGYAFTASLGTPPQPLPVLLDTGSHLTWVPCTSSYQCRNCPTAAVPTFHPKNSSSSRLVGCRNPSCLWVHSAARLAGSNCTTGAVCPPYAVVYGSGSTGGLLIADTLRAPGRAVRNFVVGCSLVSVHQPPSGLAGFGRGAPSVPAQLGLTKFSYCLLSRRFDDNAAVSGSLVLGGGRAGGMQYVPLVKSAAGDKQPYAVYYYLALTGVTVGGKAVRLPERAFSANAAGAGGAIVDSGTTFTYLEPTVFQPVAEAVIAAVGGRYKRSKEAEDGLGLRPCFALPQGAKSMALPELSLHFKGGAEMQLPLENYFVVAGRAPVPGADAAAPAAAEAICLAVVTDLGGAGGAGDVGGGPAIILGSFQQQNYYVEYDLEKERLGFRRQPCAASSSSSMN; encoded by the coding sequence atggctcctcctccgccgctactcctcctcctcctccctcttctctcCACCGCCGCGCCGACCATTTCCACCACGACGCTCCCTCTATACCGCCACCTCCCGCACGTCGCCGAGACGGCGCACCACCACCCGCTCTCCCGCCTGGCCGCCGCCTCGCTCGCCCGCGCCTCGCACCTCAGGCGCCCCGCCCACCACAAAGGGCAAGCTGGTACCGCCTCCGCCACCGCGCTCTACCCGCACTCCTACGGCGGCTACGCCTTCACCGCCTCCCTCGgcacgccgccgcagccgctgcCCGTCCTCCTCGACACCGGCAGCCACCTCACCTGGGTGCCCTGCACCTCCAGCTACCAGTGCCGCAActgccccaccgccgccgtccccacCTTCCACCCCAAgaactcctcctcctcccgcctcGTCGGCTGCCGCAACCCCTCCTGCCTCTGGGTCCACTccgccgcgcgcctcgccgGCAGCAACTGCACCACCGGCGCCGTCTGCCCGCCCTACGCCGTCGTCTACGGCTCGGGCTCCACCGGCGGGCTCCTCATCGCCGACACGCTCCGCGCGCCGGGCCGCGCCGTTAGGAACTTCGTGGTCGGCTGCAGCCTCGTGTCCGTGCACCAGCCGCCGTCGGGCCTCGCGGGCTTCGGCCGCGGCGCGCCGTCCGTGCCCGCGCAGCTCGGCCTCACcaagttctcctactgcctCCTCTCCCGCCGCTTCGACGACAACGCCGCCGTCAGCGGCTCGTTGGTcctcggcggcggcagagccggcGGGATGCAGTACGTCCCGCTGGTCAAGAGCGCGGCCGGCGACAAGCAGCCGTACGCCGTGTACTACTACCTGGCCCTGACCGGCGTGACAGTGGGCGGGAAGGCCGTGCGGCTGCCGGAGCGGGCGTTCTCCGCCAACGCCGCCGGAGCGGGAGGCGCCATCGTGGACTCCGGCACCACGTTCACGTACCTGGAACCGACGGTGTTCCAGCCGGTGGCGGAGGCCGTGATCGCGGCTGTGGGCGGGAGGTACAAGCGGTCCAAGGAGGCGGAGGACGGGCTGGGCCTTCGCCCCTGCTTCGCGCTGCCGCAGGGCGCCAAGTCCATGGCGCTGCCGGAGCTGTCGCTCCACTTCAAGGGCGGCGCCGAGATGCAGCTCCCGCTGGAGAACTACTTCGTTGTCGCCGGCCGCGCTCCCGTGCCCGGCGCCGACGCcgctgctccggccgccgccgagGCCATCTGCCTCGCCGTGGTCACCGACTTGGGAGGGGCCGGTGGAGCGGGAGACGTGGGCGGCGGCCCGGCCATCATTTTGGGGAGCTTCCAGCAGCAGAACTACTACGTGGAGTACGACCTGGAGAAGGAGAGGCTGGGGTTCCGGCGGCAGCCGTGCgccgcgtcgtcgtcgtcgtccatgAATTAA
- the LOC112901212 gene encoding NDR1/HIN1-like protein 2: protein MGSASRAVSCLCCPCKCLACGLFSCLCSILISLLVTVGVLALVLYLIFRPHMIAATVDSASLATFSLSPTSSLAYNLTVAMTVRNPNKRVGLYYDNVEALAFYKDQRFGYEPIDAFYQGTEASTQLKPEFHGQQLLQGDVTAAQFRQEQTDGKFAINVGLNAKLRVKVWAFKVRGPKARITCKLFVPAPGATNGATFQPTDCRVWF, encoded by the coding sequence aTGGgctccgccagccgcgccgtcTCCTGCCTGTGCTGCCCCTGCAAGTGCCTCGCCTGCGGCCTCTTCAGCTGCCTCTGCAGCATCCTCATCTCCCTCCTCGTCACCGTCGGCGTCCTCGCCCTCGTCCTCTACCTCATCTTCCGCCCCCACATGATCGCCGCCACCGTCGACTCCGCCTCCCTCGCCACCTTCAGCCTCTCCCCGACCTCCTCGCTCGCATACAACCTCACCGTCGCCATGACCGTGCGCAACCCCAACAAGCGCGTCGGCCTCTACTACGACAACGTCGAGGCCCTCGCCTTCTACAAGGACCAGCGCTTCGGTTACGAACCCATCGACGCCTTCTACCAGGGCACCGAGGCGTCCACCCAGCTCAAGCCCGAGTTCCAcggccagcagctgctccagggGGACGTCACCGCCGCGCAGTTCAGGCAGGAGCAGACCGACGGAAAATTCGCCATCAACGTCGGGCTCAACGCCAAGCTCAGGGTCAAGGTCTGGGCCTTCAAGGTCCGGGGGCCCAAGGCCAGGATCACCTGCAAGCTCTTCGTCCCGGCGCCGGGAGCCACCAACGGAGCCACGTTCCAGCCCACAGACTGCAGAGTCTGGTTCTGA
- the LOC112900112 gene encoding NDR1/HIN1-like protein 12, with protein sequence MTVKNCGGHKGCECDRERLYRKLCAALVALVLLVLFVILIVWLVLRPHKPRFYLQDLSVLCLNVTPPASTYLFTTMQATVAARNGNERVGVYYDQVDVYAQYKDVAITVPTRLPVGYQGHGDQSVWSPYLQSMDSVQLPPALAVALAQDETAGYVLIDIRVDGWIRWKVGSWISGHYHLRVNCPALLTVNEGKGSYGANTGGGNGYFRFQQAAGCAVDV encoded by the coding sequence ATGACGGTGAAGAACTGCGGCGGGCACAAGGGTTGCGAGTGCGACCGCGAGCGGCTCTACCGCAAGTTGTGCGCCGCGCTCGTCGCCTTGGTCCTGCTCGTCCTCTTCGTCATCCTCATCGTCTGGCTGGTGCTCCGGCCGCACAAACCCCGGTTCTACCTGCAGGACCTGTCCGTGCTGTGCCTCAACGTCACCCCGCCGGCGTCCACCTACCTCTTCACCACCATGCAGGCCACCGTCGCCGCCAGGAACGGCAACGAGCGCGTCGGCGTGTACTACGACCAGGTGGACGTGTACGCGCAGTACAAGGACGTGGCCATCACCGTGCCCACGCGCCTCCCCGTCGGGTACCAGGGCCACGGCGACCAGTCCGTGTGGTCCCCCTACCTGCAGTCCATGGACAGCGTCCAGCTCCcgccggcgctcgccgtcgcgCTGGCGCAGGACGAGACCGCCGGCTACGTGCTCATCGACATCCGCGTCGACGGATGGATCCGATGGAAAGTGGGCTCGTGGATCTCCGGCCACTACCACCTCCGCGTCAACTGCCCCGCGCTGCTCACCGTCAACGAGGGCAAGGGCAGCTACGGCGCCAACACCGGCGGCGGCAACGGCTACTTCAGGTTCCAGCAGGCAGCCGGCTGCGCAGTCGACGTCTAA
- the LOC112900325 gene encoding exocyst complex component EXO70A1-like, with protein MESLAQRAALLRESLQKSQQVTDAVVSILGSFDSRLSALDSAMRPIQVRTHAVRTAHENIDRTLRSADVILTQFDRTREAEREIQKGPHENLQGFLDAVDRLRSIERFFSSNRSYRSSDGVLNHVNALLSKALVKMEGEFQNQLSQRSKPMEPDRLFDCLPSTLRPSSESQPEGGKNPSSENQQNSEAAVYSPPALIEPKFVPLLSKLAQQLVQAGCQQQCSEIYSEARASALESSLKNLGVEKLSKDEVQKMPWEILESKIGNWIHFMRIAVKLLFAGERQLCDQVFECSQSLRDKCFAAITKNSLATLLSFGEAIAMSKRSPEKLFVLLDMYEIMCELQTEIDTIFVGESCSQMRDSALSLTKCLAQTAQKTFSDFEEAVEKDATKNIHTDGTVHPLTSYVINYVKFLFDYQSTLKQLFQEFKKEDGTGSELAAVTMKIMQALQNNLDAKAKQYKDPALMHIFLMNNIHYIVKSVRRSEAKDLLGDDWIQRHRRIVQQNANQYRRIAWSKVLQCLSGQGLTSSGGSGQVGSEGGNSSGASRAAVKERFRSFNVLFEEIYQKQCSWSVPDTELRESLRLAVAEILLPAYRSFIKRFGPLIENSKAPGKYVKHTPEQLELLLGNLFEGKQERA; from the exons ATGGAGAGCCTGGCGCAGCGCGCGGCGCTGCTCCGGGAGTCGCTGCAGAAGAGCCAGCAGGTCACGGACGCCGTCGTATCCATCCTCGGCTCCTTCGACAGCCGCCTCTCCGCGCTCGACTCCGCCATGCGCCCCATCCAG GTGAGGACGCACGCCGTCCGGACGGCGCACGAGAACATCGACCGGACGCTGCGCTCCGCGGATGTCATCCTCACGCAGTTCGACCGAACTCGAGAG GCGGAGCGTGAAATACAGAAGGGGCCGCATGAGAACCTTCAAGGTTTTCTAGATGCAGTTGATCGGTTGAGAAGTATTGAGCGCTTCTTTAGCTCAAATAGGAGTTACCGCAGTAGTGATGGGGTGCTCAACCATGTGAATGCCCTCCTTTCTAAGGCCCTTGTGAAGATGGAGGGAGAATTCCAGAATCAATTGTCCCAGCGCAG CAAACCTATGGAGCCTGATCGGCTTTTTGATTGTCTTCCAAGTACACTTCGACCATCCTCTGAATCTCAGCCAGAAGGTGGGAAAAACCCATCATCCGAAAATCAGCAAAACTCGGAGGCTGCTGTGTACAGTCCTCCTGCTCTTATTGAGCCAAAGTTTGTTCCATTACTCTCTAAATTGGCACAACAGTTGGTTCAAGCTGGATGCCAACAGCAATGCTCAGAAATATACAG TGAAGCTCGCGCTTCAGCTTTAGAATCAAGTTTGAAGAATTTGGGCGTTGAAAAACTGAGCAAAGATGAAGTGCAGAAAATGCCTTGGGAGATTTTGGAATCTAAAATAGGAAACTGGATTCATTTCATGCGAATTGCT GTCAAACTCCTTTTTGCTGGGGAGCGCCAGCTTTGCGACCAAGTTTTTGAATGCAGTCAATCTTTGAGGGATAAGTGCTTTGCTGCAATAACAAAGAACAGTTTGGCTACACTACTCAGTTTTGGAGAGGCAATTGCTATGAGTAAACGATCACCAGAGAAACTGTTTGTTCTGCTAGACATGTACGAAATAATGTGCGAACTTCAAACAGAG ATTGACACCATCTTTGTTGGAGAGTCATGTTCTCAAATGCGTGACTCTGCACTGAGTTTGACGAAATGCTTAGCGCAAACGGCGCAGAAGACTTTCAGTGACTTTGAAGAAGCGGTTGAAAAGGATGCAACAAAGAATATTCATACTGATGGAACAGTTCATCCTTTAACGAGCTATGTGATCAACTATGTTAAATTTTTATTTGA CTACCAGTCCACTCTAAAACAGCTTTTCCAGGAGTTCAAAAAGGAAGATGGAACAGGTTCTGAGTTGGCAGCTGTAACCATGAAAATCATGCAAGCTTTACAGAATAATTTGGATGCAAAAGCAAAGCAATACAAGGATCCTGCTTTGATGCACATATTTTTGATGAACAACATTCACTACATCGTCAAATCCGTCCGCAG ATCAGAAGCCAAGGATTTGTTGGGCGATGACTGGATTCAAAGGCATCGGAGGATTGTACAGCAGAATGCAAATCAGTATAGAAGGATTGCTTGGTCAAAG GTGTTGCAATGCCTCTCTGGTCAAGGTTTGACTTCATCAGGAGGTAGTGGTCAAGTAGGGAGTGAGGGTGGCAATAGCAGTGGAGCTTCAAGAGCAGCTGTCAAGGAGAG ATTCAGGTCTTTCAATGTGTTATTTGAGGAGATCTACCAGAAGCAATGTAGCTGGTCCGTTCCAGATACTGAGTTGCGCGAGTCACTAAGACTTGCGGTTGCTGAAATTCTGTTGCCTGCGTACAGATCTTTCATCAAACGTTTTGG GCCACTCATTGAGAACAGCAAAGCGCCTGGAAAATACGTCAAGCACACGCCCGAGCAACTCGAGCTGCTGCTAGGCAATTTGTTCGAGGGGAAACAAGAACGTGCTTGA
- the LOC112899927 gene encoding uncharacterized protein LOC112899927, which translates to MADLAAAPSPLPPAVLPVVFVDGERTVDLGTVTVQPSLGVKKLQAVVADRVGVAPHQISAALARPRRARRVPLEEGADLAAAVAREGSGCYVLASLRRARRERRGGRARRDKHKGSAADAAPPPEKTILKRLPPTDLASLVAAAPPAAMFGGWDYEAQLRELQRQRDWYLMSTAAAAADPCLLPLEDPPLWSPRPACPECEAAAAAMRQPPFHWCVRDAVVTAGFRSHVGPIERPAKKSASPPPSPGRLPGLLGMPVY; encoded by the coding sequence ATGGCGGACCTCGCCGCGGCGCCCTCGCCCCTGCCCCCCGCCGTCCTGCCGGTGGTCTTCGTCGACGGCGAGCGCACCGTCGACCTCGGCACCGTCACCGTGCAGCCGTCGCTCGGCGTCAAGAAGCTGCAGGCCGTCGTGGCCGACCGCGTCGGCGTCGCGCCGCACCAGATCTCGGCCGCGCTCGCGCGGCCCCGGCGCGCGCGCCGCGTGCCCCTCGAGGAGGGcgccgacctcgccgccgccgtcgcgcgcGAGGGGTCCGGCTGCTACGTCCTCGCGtccctccgccgcgcgcgccgcgagCGCCGGggcggccgcgcccgccgcgaCAAGCACAAGGGCTCCGCCGCGGACGCCGCCCCCCCGCCCGAGAAGACCATCCTCAAGCGCCTCCCGCCCACGGATCTGGCGTCCCTGgtggccgccgcgccccccgccgccaTGTTCGGCGGCTGGGACTACGAGGCGCAGCTGCGGGAGCTGCAGCGGCAGCGCGACTGGTACCTGATGagcaccgcggcggcggcggcggatccgTGCCTCCTCCCGCTGGAGGACCCGCCGCTGTGGTCCCCGCGGCCGGCGTGCCCCGAgtgcgaggcggcggccgcggccatgCGGCAGCCGCCCTTCCACTGGTGCGTGCGCGACGCCGTGGTCACCGCGGGGTTCCGCTCGCACGTGGGCCCGATCGAGCGCCCGGCGAAGAAGtccgcctccccgccgccgagCCCCGGACGCCTGCCGGGGCTCCTCGGCATGCCCGTCTACTGA
- the LOC112899929 gene encoding nudix hydrolase 26, chloroplastic-like, translating into MDRAHLEPSTTPTPVSHSPAMVLAAASARCCLAVTPIAHHSRPASSAALRLPRRITRPSLSSSASPLVTVASMDAPPQGYRTNVGICLANPSLTKIFSASRIDIPSAWQMPQGGIDAGEEPRAAAVRELREETGVTSAEIVAEAPNWLTYDFPPDVREKLNARWGTDWKGQAQKWFLFRFTGNDDEINLSGDGSEKPEFAEWTWMTPQEVIEKAVEFKKPVYEETLKHFAPYLQSDPTASS; encoded by the exons ATGGACCGGGCGCATCTCGAACCCAGCACCACACCCACCCCCGTCTCCCATTCCCCTGCGATGGTGCTGGCCGCCGCATCCGCACGCTGCTGCCTGGCTGTAACTCCCATCGCTCACCACAGCCGCCCCGCTTCCTCCGCCGCGCTCCGCCTCCCACGACGAATCACCAGGCCATCactctcctcctccgcctcgccgctcgtCACCGTCGCATCCATGGACGCGCCGCCGCAGGGCTACCGCACCAACGTCGGCATCTGCCTCGCCAACCCCTCCCTCACCAAG ATTTTCTCGGCTTCTAGGATCGACATTCCTAGCGCGTGGCAGATGCCTCAG GGTGGTATAGATGCAGGGGAAGAACCAAGAGCAGCTGCTGTTAGGGAATTGAGAGAAGAAACTGGAGTCACATCTGCAGAGATAGTGGCTGAG GCTCCTAACTGGTTAACATATGATTTCCCGCCGGATGTGAGAGAAAAACTGAATGCTAGGTGGGGAACAGATTGGAAAGGCCAGGCTCAAAAATG GTTTTTATTTAGATTTACTGGAAATGATGATGAGATTAACCTTAGTGGTGATGGATCTGAGAAGCCAGAATTTGCCGAATGGACATGGATGACACCCCAGGAAGTTATTGAAAAG GCAGTTGAGTTCAAAAAACCTGTATATGAGGAAACACTGAAACACTTTGCCCCCTATC